In Bemisia tabaci unplaced genomic scaffold, PGI_BMITA_v3, one genomic interval encodes:
- the LOC140225758 gene encoding histidine ammonia-lyase-like, giving the protein MSRSAQEILLVPGEVDLATLRTIYQDQVTLHLADEARAAITAANQTVEAIVASGNTVYGINTGCGKLARTRIPMELLEETQRNLIVSHAVGVGALLPDNVTRLTVALKIISLSRGHSGVRLELVEALLALFNADVMPCIPEKGSVGASGDLAPLAHLSLMLLGEGQVLVDGELIPAGDGLARAGLRSLTLRPKEGVALLNGTQASTALALRGLFEAENLFAAGLVAGALSLEAIKGSAKPLDARVHQARGQPGQIAVAAAVSGFLEGSQILDSHAACGRVQDPYSIRCVPQVMGACLDNLRHAARVLEIEANAASDNPLVFSDSGDVISGGNFHAEPVAFAADIIALSVAEVGGISERRLALLLDTELSGLPPFLVPDSGLNSGFMTAQVTVAALVSENKSLAHPGSVDSIPTSANQEDHVSMAAYAARRLGDMCFNASAAMGIEAMAAAQGIEFHRPLRSSAALEEEVSRIRQRVAFLDRDRLMAPDIEAMRLWASGHNWPELLTELLPSRCSRMTGISINTRRQRQLQSSKMK; this is encoded by the coding sequence ATGTCAAGATCCGCTCAGGAAATCCTCCTCGTCCCCGGCGAAGTTGACCTCGCCACcctgcgcaccatctaccaggATCAAGTAACCCTCCATCTGGCCGACGAGGCACGCGCAGCGATCACCGCCGCCAATCAAACCGTCGAAGCAATCGTGGCGTCAGGCAACACAGTGTACGGCATCAACACAGGCTGCGGCAAACTAGCACGGACGCGGATTCCAATGGAGCTGCTGGAGGAAACACAGCGTAACCTCATAGTGTCCCACGCCGTGGGTGTCGGCGCCTTACTCCCGGATAATGTGACACGCCTCACAGTCGCCCTCAAGATCATCAGCCTCTCTCGCGGCCACTCAGGAGTACGACTGGAACTTGTAGAAGCACTTCTAGCGTTATTCAACGCCGACGTGATGCCGTGCATCCCCGAAAAAGGCTCAGTGGGAGCGTCCGGCGACCTGGCCCCCCTGGCGCATCTATCCCTAATGCTCCTGGGCGAAGGACAGGTACTGGTGGATGGTGAGTTGATTCCAGCCGGAGATGGACTAGCACGCGCTGGTCTGCGCTCCCTCACGCTGAGGCCGAAAGAGGGTGTGGCGCTGCTCAACGGCACACAAGCCTCCACCGCCTTAGCGCTACGCGGCCTCTTCGAGGCGGAGAACCTCTTCGCCGCCGGACTGGTGGCCGGCGCGCTCTCACTGGAGGCAATCAAAGGTTCGGCCAAGCCACTTGACGCGCGCGTCCACCAGGCTCGCGGACAACCCGGCCAGATCGCAGTCGCTGCCGCCGTGTCTGGCTTCCTGGAAGGAAGCCAAATTCTGGATTCGCACGCGGCCTGCGGCCGCGTGCAAGATCCCTACTCAATCCGCTGTGTACCACAGGTTATGGGCGCATGTCTGGATAACCTCCGCCACGCCGCCCGCGTTCTGGAGATCGAGGCCAACGCCGCCTCCGACAATCCTCTCGTCTTCAGCGACAGTGGCGACGTCATCTCCGGCGGGAACTTCCACGCCGAACCTGTCGCCTTCGCCGCCGACATCATCGCGTTGAGCGTCGCCGAAGTTGGCGGCATCTCCGAGCGTCGTTTAGCGCTGCTCCTCGACACCGAGCTCTCAGGGTTGCCTCCGTTCCTGGTCCCGGACAGCGGCCTCAACTCCGGGTTCATGACCGCCCAGGTCACCGTGGCGGCGCTCGTCTCCGAGAACAAGTCGCTGGCTCACCCGGGGAGTGTGGACAGTATCCCGACCTCCGCCAACCAGGAGGACCACGTTTCCATGGCGGCCTACGCTGCAAGGCGGTTGGGCGACATGTGTTTCAACGCCTCCGCTGCGATGGGTATTGAGGCCATGGCGGCTGCCCAAGGTATCGAGTTTCATCGTCCGTTGAGGAGTTCGGCGGCCTTGGAGGAAGAGGTAAGCCGCATCCGACAGCGGGTGGCGTTCCTCGATAGGGACCGTTTGATGGCGCCGGATATTGAGGCTATGAGACTCTGGGCAAGTGGTCATAATTGGCCCGAATTACTCACTGAGCTGTTGCCTAGCCGTTGCTCTCGTATGACGGGTATTTCTATAAACACAAGACGACAAAGACAGCTTCAAAGCTCGAAAATGAAGTGA